From a region of the Streptococcus ruminantium genome:
- a CDS encoding helix-turn-helix domain-containing protein: MKEKIASLIKRTRLEKGFSQKELSEGICAQAVISKIEKAEVSPSVELFFKLVKKLDIDSSVILELFQLKKSTEESILTDELRSILYRREYDTLEYFLQFVSKDSVPSNQSPYIRYLNGVLLFGKYKKTNEALEILEELLPTLVENSNLFLRVGIAIAGIYSELEDYTASMNQYESLIHHYNESNAWELKVLFQYGYSRILYLCNSFEKALIYNAESLELLRSRNTLFMLGNTLLMRANILAKRSIISEAIDMVKKAIVVYDLEGDELLKNLAQSFFIDLMEKEPKDEEEIN, from the coding sequence GTGAAAGAAAAGATTGCTAGTCTTATTAAGCGGACTCGTTTGGAGAAGGGATTTAGTCAAAAAGAACTGTCTGAGGGTATTTGTGCTCAGGCCGTTATTAGTAAAATTGAAAAAGCCGAGGTTTCTCCCTCAGTCGAATTATTTTTTAAACTTGTCAAAAAATTAGACATTGATTCTAGTGTGATATTGGAATTGTTTCAGCTAAAGAAGAGTACAGAAGAATCTATTCTTACGGATGAATTGAGATCTATTCTTTACCGAAGAGAGTATGATACATTAGAATATTTTTTACAGTTTGTTTCAAAAGATTCTGTACCTTCGAATCAAAGTCCCTATATACGATATCTTAATGGGGTATTGTTGTTTGGAAAATATAAAAAAACAAACGAGGCATTAGAAATTTTGGAAGAGTTGCTGCCTACTTTGGTTGAAAACTCTAATCTATTTTTACGAGTTGGGATTGCCATTGCGGGGATATATTCTGAGTTAGAAGATTATACAGCATCAATGAACCAATATGAAAGTCTCATTCATCACTATAATGAATCAAATGCCTGGGAGCTGAAAGTATTATTTCAATACGGATATTCTAGAATTTTGTACCTGTGTAACAGCTTTGAAAAGGCATTAATTTATAATGCTGAATCACTAGAATTGCTAAGGAGTCGAAATACTTTATTTATGCTAGGTAATACTTTATTAATGAGAGCCAATATATTAGCGAAGCGCTCTATTATTTCAGAAGCGATTGATATGGTCAAAAAAGCAATAGTTGTTTATGACTTAGAAGGTGATGAACTTTTAAAAAATTTAGCTCAATCATTCTTTATAGATTTAATGGAAAAGGAGCCGAAAGATGAAGAAGAAATTAATTAA
- a CDS encoding GNAT family N-acetyltransferase, producing the protein MLENNRLNELILRFPEDVQLIFKNMISSYQLGYVDYVYQTDNNATQNRRIKNLIKNFRRMDYFYIMPLQQDLALEIANQWRYEAPYDIYNVSANPEAYTELISPEARENCFFAVIRNAALMGYFRLELVGSCLEIGLGMKPSLTGQGNGRAFYQAIEDYIKEQYAPDSICLAVAKFNQRAQALYRAVGFVEKKQFLQTANGSQYDCVRMEKDMTCD; encoded by the coding sequence ATGTTAGAAAACAATCGGTTAAATGAGTTAATACTCCGATTTCCAGAAGATGTGCAGCTCATTTTTAAGAACATGATTTCTTCCTACCAATTAGGCTATGTGGATTATGTCTATCAAACGGATAACAATGCAACTCAGAATCGGCGCATTAAAAATCTGATAAAAAACTTCCGTAGAATGGACTATTTTTACATCATGCCCCTGCAGCAGGATCTGGCTTTAGAGATTGCCAATCAGTGGCGCTATGAAGCTCCCTATGATATTTACAATGTCAGTGCCAATCCAGAAGCTTATACGGAGCTGATCTCGCCAGAGGCACGTGAGAATTGCTTTTTTGCTGTTATCCGTAATGCTGCTCTCATGGGCTATTTTCGTCTGGAGTTAGTTGGAAGTTGCTTAGAGATTGGCCTTGGGATGAAACCATCCTTGACAGGTCAGGGAAATGGCAGAGCTTTTTATCAGGCCATTGAAGATTATATAAAAGAACAGTATGCCCCAGATAGCATCTGCCTAGCGGTGGCCAAATTCAATCAGCGGGCACAGGCTCTCTATCGAGCAGTCGGCTTTGTCGAAAAGAAACAGTTTCTTCAAACTGCTAATGGAAGTCAGTACGATTGTGTTAGAATGGAAAAGGATATGACATGCGATTAG
- a CDS encoding ATP-binding cassette domain-containing protein yields the protein MRLKQVWRILPKFKICLLLLALVGASFDGIIMSQVISRVSKFSSESTVKDILLFAGCSILFYLLIQLSDLFVSIIKNDLLKNLHKKYKMELLNYLGNKGNALDVTESLAVLTVDLKLVEDKYFSVLFDCLYYSLLGAVSLIYLVYLSPAISVLFIIFSFLPMLPAILFSKYLGTATENFTKSNEKFIRSIKDIFQGFSVLWTYGANRKFLGMTETTVNDLENSNEALNNKHSIVNLVSSMLSWLSYIVPITVALVFVTQGKLDASIVIALFLASDRVIYPFRNVSNYLRMIQSTEQTRKKLEKMLQDSQQQEVSENHIDESILTPEIQFSGVAIGHGMPIIKNFNATVPYGRKILIRGASGSGKTTLLDSIQGVLQPLEGEISVLDRQKKINNPSNQMARIQQSPYYFEASLKENLLMALESVREEELLALLSALGLVEELGEDCLEKYYGENGAQLSGGQKQRIEIARALLHNKKILLIDEGTSAIDKKSSTLIRNKLAQLPITIFEVAHHYTESDLSLYDEIWEIQPNSGTIEKIL from the coding sequence ATGAGATTAAAACAGGTATGGAGAATATTGCCTAAGTTTAAAATATGTTTACTCTTGCTTGCATTGGTAGGAGCGAGTTTTGACGGTATTATTATGTCTCAGGTTATTTCGAGAGTTAGTAAATTTAGCTCGGAATCAACTGTAAAAGATATTTTACTATTCGCTGGTTGCAGTATATTGTTCTATTTATTGATTCAATTATCAGATTTATTTGTTTCAATAATAAAAAACGATTTACTAAAAAATCTGCATAAAAAGTATAAGATGGAGCTGTTAAACTATCTTGGAAATAAGGGAAATGCATTAGACGTTACAGAGTCTCTTGCGGTATTAACAGTAGATTTAAAATTAGTAGAAGATAAATATTTTTCCGTTCTTTTTGATTGCTTATACTACAGTCTTTTAGGGGCAGTTTCATTGATATATCTTGTCTATCTAAGTCCTGCAATTTCTGTATTATTTATTATTTTCTCATTTCTTCCAATGTTGCCAGCAATACTATTTAGCAAATATCTAGGAACTGCAACAGAGAACTTTACTAAGTCGAATGAGAAATTTATTCGTAGCATAAAAGATATTTTTCAAGGTTTTTCGGTTCTATGGACATACGGTGCGAATCGTAAGTTTTTAGGGATGACTGAGACAACTGTCAATGACTTAGAAAATAGTAATGAGGCATTAAATAATAAACACAGCATAGTTAACCTTGTTTCTTCCATGCTATCGTGGTTAAGTTATATTGTTCCAATAACTGTAGCTCTAGTATTTGTAACCCAAGGGAAACTAGATGCTAGTATTGTTATCGCTTTATTTTTAGCCAGTGACCGTGTTATCTATCCATTTAGAAATGTTTCGAACTATTTACGGATGATACAATCAACGGAGCAGACTCGAAAAAAATTAGAGAAAATGTTGCAGGATTCTCAGCAACAGGAAGTGTCTGAAAATCATATTGATGAATCAATATTGACGCCTGAGATTCAATTTTCAGGTGTTGCAATTGGACACGGAATGCCTATTATAAAAAATTTTAATGCTACAGTTCCATATGGTCGAAAAATACTCATTAGAGGAGCCTCAGGAAGCGGCAAGACGACCTTACTAGATAGCATACAGGGGGTACTTCAGCCATTGGAGGGGGAGATTTCTGTATTAGATCGTCAGAAGAAAATAAACAATCCTAGCAATCAAATGGCTAGAATACAGCAATCTCCCTACTATTTTGAGGCAAGTTTAAAAGAGAATCTCCTAATGGCACTGGAATCAGTCCGTGAGGAGGAGTTGTTAGCCTTGCTTTCAGCACTAGGGTTGGTAGAAGAGCTAGGTGAAGATTGTTTAGAGAAATATTATGGTGAAAATGGGGCGCAGTTATCAGGAGGACAAAAACAACGTATTGAGATTGCCAGAGCCCTTCTTCATAATAAGAAAATCTTATTAATTGATGAGGGAACGTCAGCAATTGATAAAAAGTCTTCGACTCTCATTCGTAACAAACTTGCCCAATTACCAATTACAATCTTTGAGGTTGCTCATCATTATACAGAGTCGGACTTAAGCCTATACGATGAAATATGGGAAATTCAACCGAATAGTGGTACAATAGAGAAAATACTATGA
- a CDS encoding lanthionine synthetase LanC family protein, protein MYSLRRISDEKEGTILNEIQNISNNIINTTYGVLFDACIDISSGLMIGELSFAYFLMCENKILEAWNIFNRSFKTLKNSNNTGIYYGISGFVILGAYFGFEGCSETILLELQEWLLERRLETDVVGLYEGESGVALVYLVMYMVTNDRRYLDIGESHVANILTYVYENSHGNLTVDRVGKNNSGKRIESPFLYNGLSGIGYLLLYYYKVTKNVEYSNMLNNICLSLDYDIHYFATLMRGLAGITDLLITCLQEGVLCDEVSERTSKVVDQQIKTLNLFEQRDGSGILFGFLGEGNLKISHDLHSGSSGIALVLYRYVKYKQGVQTAPSEFALYLLDEIFRKWRTGYEIKTGMENIA, encoded by the coding sequence TTGTATTCTCTACGACGAATTTCTGATGAAAAAGAAGGAACAATATTAAACGAAATACAAAATATTAGTAACAATATTATTAATACTACATATGGGGTGTTATTTGATGCTTGTATTGATATTTCAAGTGGATTAATGATTGGAGAATTGAGTTTTGCATACTTTCTCATGTGTGAGAACAAAATATTAGAAGCATGGAATATTTTTAATAGAAGTTTCAAAACATTAAAAAATAGTAATAATACGGGGATATATTATGGTATTTCTGGATTTGTTATTTTAGGAGCATACTTTGGATTTGAGGGATGTTCCGAAACAATACTTTTAGAGTTACAAGAATGGTTGCTGGAAAGACGGTTAGAAACAGATGTAGTAGGATTGTATGAGGGGGAATCTGGTGTTGCTTTGGTCTACTTAGTGATGTATATGGTTACAAACGATAGACGTTATTTAGATATTGGGGAGAGCCATGTAGCAAATATTTTGACGTATGTATATGAAAACTCACATGGAAACCTCACTGTAGACCGAGTTGGGAAAAATAATTCTGGAAAGAGGATTGAGTCTCCGTTCTTATACAATGGTTTGTCGGGTATCGGGTATTTGTTGCTTTACTATTATAAAGTGACTAAAAATGTCGAATACTCAAACATGTTAAACAATATCTGTTTGAGTTTAGATTATGATATCCATTATTTTGCTACTCTGATGCGTGGATTGGCAGGGATAACTGATTTATTAATTACTTGTTTACAAGAGGGAGTATTGTGTGATGAAGTCTCAGAAAGAACATCAAAAGTAGTTGATCAGCAAATCAAGACTTTGAATCTTTTTGAACAGAGAGACGGGAGTGGGATATTATTTGGATTTTTAGGTGAAGGAAATTTAAAAATTTCCCATGATTTACATTCAGGTAGTAGTGGAATAGCGCTCGTCTTATATAGATACGTAAAGTATAAGCAAGGTGTGCAAACAGCACCCTCAGAGTTTGCTTTATATTTACTTGATGAAATCTTTAGAAAATGGAGAACGGGTTATGAGATTAAAACAGGTATGGAGAATATTGCCTAA
- the def gene encoding peptide deformylase yields MSVLETLTKPSHLIDMDDIIREGHPTLRQIAAEVQFPLSDQEIILGEKMMQFLKHSQDPVMAEKLNLRGGVGLAAPQIDVSKRIIAVLVPNPEDEEGNPPTQAYSLQEVMYNPKIVAHSVQEAAIEGGEGCLSVDREVQGYVVRHARVTVDYFDKNGNKHRIKLRGFNAIVVQHEIDHLNGVMFYDRIDPEHPFAVKEGMLVIK; encoded by the coding sequence ATGTCTGTACTTGAAACCTTAACAAAACCATCCCATCTGATTGATATGGACGATATTATTCGCGAGGGACATCCGACCCTCCGTCAGATTGCTGCCGAAGTCCAATTTCCCCTTTCCGATCAGGAAATCATTTTAGGAGAAAAAATGATGCAATTCCTCAAGCATTCGCAGGATCCTGTCATGGCCGAAAAGCTGAACCTTCGCGGAGGTGTTGGACTGGCAGCGCCACAAATTGACGTATCTAAGCGTATCATTGCAGTCTTAGTCCCAAATCCGGAGGATGAGGAAGGGAATCCACCTACCCAAGCCTATTCCCTCCAAGAGGTTATGTATAATCCAAAAATCGTAGCCCACTCCGTTCAGGAAGCAGCTATTGAAGGGGGAGAAGGATGTCTATCTGTTGATCGTGAAGTTCAAGGCTATGTCGTCCGCCATGCTCGTGTAACAGTAGATTATTTTGATAAAAATGGCAACAAACACCGTATCAAACTCCGAGGTTTCAATGCCATTGTAGTTCAACACGAAATTGATCATCTCAACGGAGTCATGTTCTATGACCGCATTGATCCCGAACACCCATTTGCAGTGAAAGAGGGAATGTTGGTCATTAAATAA
- the pnp gene encoding polyribonucleotide nucleotidyltransferase, whose protein sequence is MSKQVFETVFAGKKLVVETGQVAKQANGAVVVRYGDSTVLTAAVMSKKMATGDFFPLQVNYEEKMYAAGKFPGGWMKREGRPSTDATLTARLIDRPIRPMFAEGFRNEVQVINTVLSYDPDASAPMAAMFGSSLALAISDIPFNGPIAGVQVGYVNSEFIINPDKAEMEESLLDLTVAGNKDAINMVESGAKELSEDIMLEALLKGHAAIQELLDFQNQIVAAVGKEKADVELLQVDPDLQAEIVAIYNDDLKKAVQVEEKLAREDATNAVREAVITAYEEKYAEHEEFDRIMRDVHEILELMEHAEVRRLITEDKVRPDGRRVDEIRPLDAEVDFLPNVHGSGLFTRGQTQALSVLTLAPMGETQIIDGLDDEYKKRFLHHYNFPQYSVGSTGRYGAPGRREIGHGALGERALEQVLPSLEEFPYAIRLVAEVLESNGSSSQASITAGTLALMAGGVPIKAPVAGIAMGLISDGTNYTVLTDIQGLEDHFGDMDFKVAGTREGITALQMDIKIDGITPQILEEALAQAKKARFEILDVIEATIPEVRPDLAPTAPKIDTIKIDVDKIKIVIGKGGETIDKIIAETGVKIDIDEDGLVAIFSPDREAIERTKEIISGLVREAKVDEVYQAKVVRLEKFGAFVNLFDKTDALVHVSEMAWTRVNKPEDLVEIGDVVDVKVIKIDDKGRVDASMKALLPRPEGCTEEKRERSDKPRRHKEHKDKKDGNFGEFKFHKVEKK, encoded by the coding sequence ATGTCAAAACAAGTATTTGAAACGGTTTTTGCTGGCAAGAAGTTGGTTGTTGAAACAGGTCAAGTTGCCAAACAGGCCAACGGTGCAGTTGTCGTTCGCTATGGCGACTCAACAGTTCTCACTGCAGCGGTTATGTCCAAAAAAATGGCAACGGGAGACTTCTTTCCGCTCCAAGTCAACTACGAAGAAAAGATGTATGCTGCTGGGAAGTTTCCAGGTGGTTGGATGAAGCGTGAAGGCCGACCATCAACAGATGCGACCCTAACTGCACGTCTGATTGACCGTCCAATCCGTCCAATGTTCGCTGAAGGCTTCCGCAATGAAGTGCAAGTAATCAATACGGTTCTTTCTTATGATCCAGATGCATCTGCTCCTATGGCAGCCATGTTTGGTAGTTCCTTGGCTCTTGCTATCTCAGATATTCCCTTCAATGGACCAATCGCAGGTGTTCAGGTTGGCTATGTAAACAGTGAATTTATCATCAATCCAGATAAGGCAGAGATGGAAGAGTCCTTGCTTGATCTGACAGTGGCTGGTAATAAGGATGCTATCAACATGGTAGAGTCAGGTGCCAAAGAATTGTCAGAGGACATCATGCTTGAGGCTCTGCTCAAGGGCCATGCAGCCATTCAAGAATTGCTAGACTTCCAAAACCAAATCGTAGCGGCAGTGGGTAAGGAAAAAGCAGATGTTGAGTTGTTGCAAGTTGATCCCGACTTGCAGGCGGAGATCGTGGCAATTTATAATGATGATTTGAAAAAAGCGGTGCAGGTTGAAGAAAAACTAGCCCGCGAAGATGCAACCAATGCAGTTCGTGAAGCAGTCATCACAGCCTACGAAGAAAAATACGCTGAACACGAAGAGTTTGACCGCATCATGCGCGATGTTCACGAAATCTTAGAACTCATGGAGCACGCAGAAGTGCGTCGTTTGATCACAGAGGACAAGGTTCGTCCGGATGGCCGCCGCGTAGATGAAATTCGCCCGCTTGATGCAGAGGTAGATTTTTTACCAAATGTTCATGGATCAGGTCTTTTCACTCGTGGCCAAACACAAGCACTTTCTGTTTTAACGTTGGCACCGATGGGTGAAACCCAAATCATTGATGGTTTGGATGATGAATACAAGAAGCGTTTCTTGCACCACTACAACTTCCCGCAATACTCCGTTGGTTCAACCGGTCGTTATGGTGCACCAGGTCGTCGTGAAATCGGTCATGGTGCCCTTGGGGAGCGTGCTCTTGAGCAAGTTTTGCCAAGTTTAGAGGAGTTTCCTTATGCTATCCGTTTGGTCGCTGAGGTTCTGGAATCGAATGGTTCATCATCGCAAGCTTCTATCACGGCTGGGACACTTGCCCTTATGGCGGGTGGTGTACCGATTAAGGCACCGGTTGCAGGAATTGCCATGGGCTTGATTTCAGATGGCACCAATTATACTGTTTTGACAGATATTCAAGGTCTTGAGGACCATTTCGGAGATATGGACTTTAAGGTAGCAGGGACTCGTGAGGGGATTACAGCCCTTCAAATGGATATAAAGATTGATGGCATCACACCGCAAATCTTGGAAGAAGCACTTGCACAAGCCAAGAAAGCTCGTTTTGAGATTCTTGATGTCATCGAAGCAACTATTCCAGAGGTTCGTCCTGATTTGGCACCGACAGCACCGAAGATCGATACCATCAAGATTGATGTTGATAAGATTAAGATTGTTATTGGTAAGGGTGGTGAGACCATCGACAAGATCATTGCAGAGACTGGCGTAAAAATTGATATTGATGAAGACGGTCTTGTAGCAATCTTCTCACCAGACCGTGAAGCGATTGAACGTACGAAAGAGATTATTTCAGGTCTTGTTCGTGAGGCTAAGGTGGATGAAGTATATCAAGCGAAAGTTGTTCGTCTAGAGAAGTTCGGTGCCTTTGTTAACCTCTTTGACAAGACGGATGCTTTGGTGCATGTTTCTGAAATGGCTTGGACTCGTGTCAACAAACCCGAAGATTTGGTAGAAATCGGTGATGTCGTTGATGTCAAGGTTATCAAGATTGATGATAAGGGACGTGTAGATGCTTCTATGAAGGCTCTTCTTCCAAGACCAGAAGGTTGCACAGAAGAAAAGCGGGAACGTTCAGACAAGCCACGTCGTCACAAGGAACACAAAGATAAAAAAGACGGTAATTTTGGGGAGTTTAAGTTCCACAAGGTGGAGAAAAAGTAG
- the rpsO gene encoding 30S ribosomal protein S15 produces the protein MAISKEKKNEIMAQYARHEGDTGSVEVQVAVLTWEINHLNDHIKQHKKDHATYRGLMKKIGRRRNLLAYLRRTDVNRYRELINSLGLRR, from the coding sequence ATGGCAATCTCAAAAGAGAAAAAAAATGAAATCATGGCGCAGTATGCTCGTCATGAAGGCGACACTGGCTCAGTTGAAGTACAAGTAGCTGTACTTACTTGGGAAATCAACCACCTTAACGACCATATTAAGCAACATAAAAAAGACCATGCAACTTATCGTGGTTTGATGAAAAAAATCGGTCGTCGTCGTAACTTGTTGGCATACCTACGCCGCACAGATGTTAACCGTTACCGTGAATTGATCAATTCACTTGGATTGCGTCGTTAA
- a CDS encoding MFS transporter: MKRILEKMSLLALSTMLVSTFAVSPAIPQMIEHFAKEGISAGQVENLVTITSFAIMVTLLLNGFIVRILSERAIIIIGLLLMATGGSMPVLFSAFPLVFLARILLGLGIGLINARAINIIGTFFTGKERVQMMGLRGSAEVLGSAGLTLLVGWLIQFGWQRAFMVYLFAMVILALFVLFVPQEEFAAHSEIKLEEPGTKIKLDRYMWQLGIILAFLAFFVINVNTFLTIRIPQIVLEKGIGTAQQASLILSLMQVMGIVAGTLFGFLMGRLKGWLLAVSYAIYGLAVIGITVAGSLWLLGLGSMISGFFYSIILTIVFSQVADRVPKSLLNTVMTIVLMGCCTGGATSAILPIYLEKLNPTTTGAFGIYAIGCALISASLFYKQVQLRK, translated from the coding sequence ATGAAAAGGATTTTAGAAAAAATGAGCCTCTTGGCTCTGTCAACCATGTTGGTATCAACCTTTGCTGTCTCACCTGCCATACCTCAAATGATTGAGCATTTTGCTAAGGAGGGAATTTCTGCTGGGCAGGTAGAAAATTTGGTGACCATTACCTCTTTTGCTATCATGGTAACCCTCTTACTGAATGGTTTCATCGTTCGTATCCTGTCAGAACGAGCTATCATCATCATAGGACTTTTGTTAATGGCAACAGGTGGATCCATGCCTGTTCTTTTCTCAGCTTTCCCACTTGTTTTTCTCGCTAGAATTTTACTAGGCTTGGGAATTGGTTTGATCAATGCGCGTGCTATCAATATCATAGGGACCTTTTTTACTGGAAAAGAACGAGTACAGATGATGGGGCTACGTGGTTCTGCAGAAGTTTTAGGAAGTGCTGGTTTAACCCTGCTGGTTGGTTGGCTGATTCAATTTGGTTGGCAACGTGCATTCATGGTCTATTTGTTTGCTATGGTGATTTTAGCTTTATTTGTGCTTTTTGTTCCACAAGAAGAGTTTGCTGCCCACAGCGAAATCAAACTTGAAGAGCCAGGGACAAAAATAAAATTGGATAGATACATGTGGCAACTGGGGATTATTTTAGCTTTTCTAGCTTTCTTTGTTATCAATGTCAATACCTTTTTAACCATCCGTATTCCGCAAATCGTTTTGGAAAAAGGGATAGGAACAGCCCAACAGGCTAGTTTGATTCTCAGTCTTATGCAGGTTATGGGAATTGTGGCTGGAACACTCTTTGGCTTTTTGATGGGGCGTTTAAAGGGGTGGTTACTGGCTGTATCTTATGCGATTTATGGTCTGGCTGTCATCGGTATTACAGTTGCTGGTAGCCTCTGGCTTCTAGGTCTAGGCAGTATGATTTCGGGTTTTTTCTATAGTATTATTTTAACAATTGTATTTAGTCAGGTAGCAGATCGTGTTCCTAAGTCTCTGCTTAATACCGTCATGACAATTGTTTTGATGGGATGTTGTACAGGCGGAGCGACCTCTGCAATTTTGCCTATTTATCTGGAAAAGCTCAATCCGACAACTACAGGAGCCTTTGGAATTTATGCCATCGGCTGTGCTCTGATTAGTGCTAGTTTATTTTACAAACAAGTTCAGTTGAGGAAGTAG
- a CDS encoding pseudouridine synthase produces the protein MRLDKYLVDCGVGSRTEVKKILKSKQVMVNNQVETSPKHQIDEKVDKIMVAGQALTHENFVYYLLNKPKGVISATEDSHHRTVLDLLDDTAHHKGVFPVGRLDIDTHGLLFLTNNGQLAHAMLSPKKHVDKRYRAKVDGIMDRVDVDRFAAGLALKDFTCQPAQLEILSTDEEKGISLVDITIREGKFHQIKRMVQACGKKVIDLERLSMGPLTLDPSLDPGLYRRLTEAELAKLEVFGVEL, from the coding sequence ATGCGATTAGATAAGTATTTGGTTGATTGTGGTGTTGGCAGTCGAACAGAAGTCAAGAAGATTTTAAAAAGTAAGCAGGTGATGGTCAACAATCAAGTGGAAACCTCACCCAAACACCAGATTGATGAGAAGGTGGATAAGATTATGGTAGCAGGTCAGGCCTTGACTCATGAAAATTTTGTTTATTACCTGCTCAACAAGCCAAAAGGAGTGATTTCAGCAACAGAAGATAGTCATCACCGGACGGTTCTAGATCTGTTGGACGATACAGCCCATCATAAGGGTGTCTTTCCTGTTGGACGCTTGGATATTGATACGCACGGACTCCTATTCCTAACCAACAATGGACAGCTAGCCCATGCCATGCTGTCACCCAAAAAGCACGTGGATAAGCGCTATCGTGCAAAGGTGGATGGCATTATGGATCGGGTGGATGTAGATCGGTTTGCCGCTGGTCTGGCATTAAAAGATTTCACCTGTCAGCCAGCCCAGTTAGAAATTTTATCTACCGATGAAGAAAAAGGGATTTCACTGGTAGATATTACGATTAGAGAAGGAAAGTTTCATCAGATTAAACGCATGGTGCAGGCTTGTGGGAAAAAGGTAATAGACTTAGAACGTTTATCCATGGGCCCATTGACTTTGGATCCCAGTCTTGATCCTGGGCTTTACCGTAGATTGACTGAGGCAGAGTTGGCCAAATTAGAAGTATTTGGTGTGGAGCTGTGA
- a CDS encoding uracil-xanthine permease family protein — protein sequence MNTKANLLFDVHEKPAPLQGILLSFQHVFAMFGATILVPLILGMPVSVALFASGIGTLIYQVATQFKVPVYLGSSFAYISAMSLAIKEMGGDISAAQTGILFVGLIYVLIAALVKMVGTRWIDTLLPPIVIGPMIIVIGLGLANSAVTSAGFVADGDWKKVVVAIATFLIAAFVNTKGKGFAKIVPFLIAIIGGYILALTLGLVDFEPVLKAAWFELPRFYLPFKTSIFDSYRFYFGPEMVAILPIAVVTVAEHIGDHTVLSQICGRQFLKDPGLSRTLIGDGVATAVSAFIGGPANTTYGENTGVIGMTRNASVSVIRNAAMIAIAFSFLGKFTALISTIPSAVLGGMSILLYGVIASNGLKVLIESRVDFGQVRNLIIASSMLVLGLGGAVLNLGAIKLSGTALSAIVGIILNLILPRAEKTE from the coding sequence ATGAATACAAAAGCCAACCTTTTGTTTGATGTCCATGAGAAACCAGCTCCACTTCAAGGGATACTGCTTAGTTTCCAGCATGTATTTGCTATGTTTGGTGCAACGATTTTGGTGCCATTGATTTTGGGAATGCCGGTGTCGGTTGCTCTCTTTGCTTCAGGTATTGGAACCCTGATTTATCAAGTGGCAACGCAGTTTAAGGTGCCGGTTTACTTAGGTTCTTCCTTCGCCTATATTTCAGCCATGTCTTTAGCGATTAAGGAAATGGGAGGAGATATTTCGGCAGCTCAAACTGGTATTCTCTTTGTCGGTTTGATTTATGTGCTGATTGCGGCTCTTGTTAAGATGGTCGGTACTAGATGGATTGACACTCTTTTGCCGCCAATCGTTATTGGTCCCATGATTATTGTTATTGGTCTTGGACTCGCCAATTCAGCAGTTACCTCTGCTGGATTTGTGGCAGATGGAGATTGGAAAAAGGTGGTGGTTGCAATAGCAACCTTCTTAATCGCAGCGTTTGTCAATACCAAAGGGAAAGGCTTCGCCAAGATTGTTCCTTTCTTGATTGCTATCATTGGTGGTTATATTCTTGCCCTTACGCTTGGTCTGGTTGATTTTGAGCCTGTTTTAAAAGCAGCTTGGTTTGAATTGCCGCGTTTCTATCTACCATTTAAAACCAGCATCTTTGACTCTTATCGCTTCTATTTTGGACCTGAGATGGTTGCTATTTTGCCGATTGCAGTCGTGACCGTTGCTGAACATATTGGTGACCATACTGTTCTTAGTCAAATTTGTGGACGTCAATTCTTGAAAGATCCAGGGCTCAGTCGTACCTTGATTGGCGATGGTGTAGCGACTGCTGTTTCAGCCTTTATCGGTGGTCCTGCTAATACGACTTACGGTGAAAATACGGGGGTTATTGGGATGACCCGCAATGCTTCTGTATCCGTTATTCGCAATGCTGCTATGATTGCTATTGCCTTTTCATTCTTAGGTAAATTTACTGCCCTCATCTCAACGATTCCAAGTGCAGTTCTTGGGGGTATGTCCATCTTACTTTATGGTGTTATTGCCTCAAATGGTTTGAAAGTGTTGATTGAAAGTCGTGTGGATTTTGGTCAGGTTCGGAATTTGATTATTGCAAGTTCTATGCTGGTATTGGGACTTGGCGGAGCTGTTTTGAATCTTGGTGCCATTAAGCTATCAGGTACGGCTCTCTCAGCGATTGTGGGAATTATTCTAAATCTAATCTTGCCAAGAGCTGAGAAAACGGAATAG